From the Clupea harengus chromosome 15, Ch_v2.0.2, whole genome shotgun sequence genome, one window contains:
- the znf770 gene encoding zinc finger protein 721 → MEQQCPFCQKQFAFASKLQRHLLTHTGQRPYSCVLCSKDFYQSAHLKRHLETHSSLSPIARTDDEVDLYLQPMATHELSVHNSHPLESSIDNYPGCLNLNEQLEMTEHLNTTDHWNSSRWNYTEVFTESENVRGKVFNASRDLNKQPRQGTVAKGKPHHCLVCSKHFGSPYKLRRHQLIHTGERPFKCSLCDKAFTQLSHLKLHIHSHGKMNSVRNPGVVLDHPEGPTQCDPGSSAEVYPSQLDGMNAIGSPTHADVPEFAKLPHFTLVDSSPSEMYEQAYVKPAFTVESPFEIKQVSEQHLTSTFPVKASYACDDIPSLDQAMACKLNDCKDEESKVSPPKKLGQSISEVATHRNSDDKNQTVPSYVSMSPKPLELLDPGQEKRSSQEERSSQKGAYECQTCFKSFSVPSKLHRHMLTHTGQRPFACHICARSFRQLCHLKLHLRTKACLKQTSKPVKKKARNISRKFPRDSGSLTIASKMSAHKDVNDCTTVAQSYSSVPDLTAVDRVRGKPSDSNEPMSHHIGCRSQDGSKHSDQTSKRSHSDLPEPVNLNICRIVHECPVCFKCFSSPSKLKRHCLIHTGQRPFQCYMCQSAFRQLAHLKVHYRVHERSGRKTPSLQRQGFKNLHSRPSTPRQKAFTCYLCGWKFRHQTHLGVHLQNHKSVVGTPPVSTLTKTSEHQNPMSSKVHRSYEPTQELVPGQRMSDGRMNLDNTPSKIQYDSMISDISGHRQSRHCCSVCFKCFNSSSALHRHSLNHSGLKPLKCLRCSKTFRQRAHLKVHRCLSKEGTQLAMHREDSNMTCNEVLDSQFATYSYTSEGHSVGLVNVIPVQGSPSRDQVDCFASLDFVRDKRHTPIIPEPTYVPHKSTLKPTKQKGYPCTICQRHFSVPSKLARHLLIHMGIKPFTCEVCGRSFRQSCHLQTHLNIHRKRRFSGALSSGPSAASTSRHLSAPQNLLKENTVTKQNTIQKNLPQIHSLESPVTVKKAGKSEHLCPSKSNHILPKNGCDVRYVEKTVNQWYGNTSFQSHSIPTGCEANGGIFTVREVNNYAPDFTNMKPVPQREQNSNADAYPENQTFVDPSCDDCTTAQHKPPSRRSEQAYRKSGGMQNLIRTRGNHCSVCLKKFASPSKLARHFLIHMGLKPFKCQVCSKSFRQLCHLQTHMKVHDKNVQNAVSGGTQSQPTSGEVESTSNRHVFDSALHPGSPSQGLHFPHREHSHYKDYNENNQPLVSFVNESGHSEIKNSDYGFSNISDQKQEVNPFTVQPLTQSLSAQDKQHLNVSEQHVARVFPSQPPQHTHDRLEIKQTSVSPGCPTYTTANATLESDEKVRKAATCPTPLLDYLMEKGKGSGDDGLGLTEGPHVPITYPAHAQLKEEVFELQFEMEGVDSRLSKPPNDLLICPDCSQCFPTECKLNLHKCVSRQSEERERSGSGYQCAICFKSFQVPSKLKRHYVIHTGHRPFQCSLCSKTFTQAGHLKTHLHTHK, encoded by the coding sequence ATGGAACAGCAGTGCCCATTTTGCCAGAAGCAATTTGCCTTTGCCTCTAAACTCCAGCGCCATCTTCTCACGCACACAGGGCAGAGGCCATactcctgtgtgctgtgctcaaaAGATTTCTACCAGTCTGCACATCTGAAGAGGCACTTGGAAACCCACTCAAGTCTTAGCCCCATTGCAAGAACTGACGACGAGGTGGATTTATACCTACAACCCATGGCTACACATGAATTGTCTGTCCATAACAGCCACCCTTTGGAATCCAGTATTGATAATTACCCAGGTTGTTTGAATCTAAATGAACAACTAGAGATGACTGAACATTTGAATACAACTGACCACTGGAACAGTTCTAGGTGGAATTACACAGAGGTTTTCACAGAGAGTGAAAATGTTAGGGGAAAGGTTTTCAATGCTTCCAGGGATCTGAACAAACAGCCCAGGCAAGGCACGGTTGCTAAGGGCAAGCCTCACCACTGTCTAGTCTGTTCAAAACATTTTGGCTCTCCGTACAAACTAAGGAGACACCAGCTCATTCACACAGGTGAGAGACCATTTAAGTGCTCTCTCTGTGACAAAGCGTTTACGCAGCTCTCCCACCTGAAGCTTCATATACATTCCCATGGCAAAATGAATTCTGTGAGAAATCCGGGAGTCGTGTTAGATCACCCGGAAGGTCCAACACAGTGTGATCCAGGTTCATCAGCTGAGGTATATCCCAGCCAGTTAGATGGTATGAATGCTATTGGCAGTCCCACACACGCAGATGTGCCTGAGTTTGCAAAGCTTCCCCACTTCACACTTGTCGACAGCTCGCCTTCAGAAATGTATGAACAAGCTTATGTTAAGCCCGCCTTTACAGTAGAATCTCCATTTGAAATTAAACAGGTCAGTGAGCAGCATTTAACTTCTACTTTCCCAGTAAAGGCCTCATATGCCTGTGACGACATACCCTCTCTGGACCAAGCCATGGCTTGTAAACTGAATGACTGTAAAGATGAAGAGTCAAAGGTATCCCCTCCTAAGAAACTTGGCCAAAGCATATCTGAAGTAGCCACACACAGGAATTCAGATGACAAAAATCAAACGGTACCATCTTATGTTTCAATGTCGCCCAAACCTCTTGAATTATTGGACCCTGGACAAGAAAAAAGGTCATCCCAAGAAGAAAGGTCATCCCAAAAAGGCGCTTATGAATGTCAGACTTGTTTCAAGAGTTTCTCGGTTCCTTCCAAGTTGCACAGGCACATGTTGACCCATACTGGGCAGAGGCCCTTTGCTTGTCATATTTGTGCCAGATCATTTAGACAGCTCTGCCACTTGAAGCTTCACTTGCGTACCAAAGCTTGCCTAAAGCAAACCAGCAAGCCAGTCAAGAAGAAAGCGAGGAACATCTCTCGTAAATTCCCTAGAGATAGTGGATCTTTGACCATTGCGTCCAAAATGTCTGCTCACAAAGATGTAAATGATTGCACAACTGTAGCCCAGAGCTACTCTAGTGTGCCAGACCTCACAGCAGTCGATAGGGTCAGAGGAAAACCATCAGATTCAAATGAGCCCATGTCCCATCACATTGGATGCCGCAGCCAAGATGGGTCAAAACATTCTGACCAGACATCAAAGAGGAGTCACTCAGATTTACCTGAGCCTGTCAATTTAAACATATGCAGAATTGTCCATGAATGTCCTGTGTGCTTTAAATGTTTCAGTTCTCCATCCAAGCTGAAAAGGCACTGCTTGATTCATACAGGCCAAAGACCCTTTCAGTGTTACATGTGTCAGAGTGCTTTTAGGCAGCTTGCTCATCTGAAGGTCCACTACAGGGTTCACGAGAGATCAGGAAGGAAGACACCCTCTCTGCAAAGGCAAGGGTTCAAAAACCTCCACAGTCGACCATCGACCCCTCGGCAGAAAGCCTTTACGTGCTACCTGTGTGGATGGAAATTCAGACATCAAACACACCTTGGTGTTCACCTTCAAAATCACAAGAGCGTAGTTGGAACTCCACCTGTCAGTACCCTAACCAAAACATCTGAACACCAAAATCCAATGTCTTCAAAAGTGCACAGAAGTTATGAACCTACTCAAGAGCTTGTCCCTGGTCAGAGGATGTCTGACGGAAGAATGAATTTAGATAATACCCCAAGCAAAATTCAATATGACTCCATGATCAGTGATATCAGTGGCCACAGACAAAGCCGCCActgttgctctgtgtgtttcaaatgttttaATTCTTCATCAGCACTACACAGACATTCCCTAAACCATTCAGGGCTAAAGCCACTTAAGTGCCTTCGGTGCTCCAAAACCTTTAGGCAGAGAGCTCACTTGAAGGTACACAGGTGCCTGAGCAAGGAAGGAACACAGCTTGCGATGCACAGGGAAGACTCAAATATGACTTGTAATGAGGTTCTCGATAGTCAATTTGCCACGTACTCTTACACTTCAGAAGGACACAGTGTTGGACTAGTTAATGTAATCCCTGTGCAAGGATCTCCCAGTAGAGATCAAGTGGATTGCTTTGCTTCCTTGGATTTTGTTAGGGATAAAAGGCACACTCCAATCATACCTGAACCCACATATGTCCCTCACAAGAGTACACTAAAACCTACAAAACAAAAGGGATACCCTTGTACGATATGCCAGAGGCACTTCAGTGTTCCCTCCAAACTTGCCAGACATTTATTAATTCATATGGGTATAAAGCCTTTCACTTGTGAAGTTTGTGGCAGGTCCTTTAGACAATCATGTCATCTGCAGACTCACCTGAATATTCACAGGAAGAGAAGGTTCTCTGGAGCCCTGAGTAGCGGACCGAGTGCTGCTTCCACATCAAGGCACCTGTCTGCACCTCAAAATCTCCTGAAAGAAAACACagtcacaaaacaaaacacgatCCAGAAGAATCTGCCTCAAATCCATAGCTTGGAGTCCCCGGTAACTGTGAAGAAAGCTGGTAAAAGCGAGCACTTGTGTCCGTCAAAGTCTAATCACATTTTACCCAAAAATGGGTGTGATGTTAGATACGTGGAGAAGACTGTAAATCAGTGGTATGGAAACACATCATTTCAATCTCACAGTATCCCAACTGGTTGTGAGGCAAATGGGGGAATATTTACTGTAAGAGAAGTTAATAATTATGCCCCTGACTTTACAAACATGAAACCGGTTCCCCAAAGAGAACAGAATAGCAATGCCGATGCATATCCTGAAAATCAAACATTTGTTGACCCTTCCTGTGATGACTGTACCACTGCACAGCATAAGCCTCCTTCACGCAGGAGTGAGCAAGCATACCGTAAATCGGGGGGCATGCAAAATCTTATTAGGACAAGAGGGAATCACTGTTCGGTTTGCCTCAAGAAGTTTGCCTCCCCGTCCAAGCTGGCAAGGCACTTTCTTATCCACATGGGCCTCAAGCCTTTTAAATGCCAGGTTTGCTCAAAGTCTTTCAGGCAGCTTTGTCACCTGCAGACTCACATGAAAGTTCACGACAAGAACGTTCAAAATGCGGTCTCTGGTGGCACGCAAAGTCAACCCACTAGTGGAGAAGTTGAGTCGACAAGTAACAGACATGTTTTCGATTCAGCTCTTCACCCAGGCAGCCCAAGCCAAGGCCTACATTTTCCACATAGGGAACATTCCCATTACAAGGATTATAATGAAAATAATCAGCCACTTGTCTCTTTTGTGAATGAATCTGGCCATTCAGAGATTAAAAATTCAGATTATGGTTTTTCTAACATCAGTGATCAGAAACAAGAGGTTAATCCTTTCACGGTGCAGCCATTGACACAATCCTTGTCAGCCCAAGACAAGCAACATTTGAATGTCTCAGAGCAACATGTAGCAAGAGTGTTTCCAAGTCAACCACCTCAACACACGCATGATCGCCTAGAGATCAAGCAAACCAGTGTTTCCCCTGGCTGCCCCACATATACAACTGCAAATGCCACATTGGAAAGTGATGAAAAAGTACGTAAAGCCGCAACATGTCCTACTCCTCTCTTGGACTACTTGATGGAAAAGGGGAAAGGTTCAGGAGATGATGGTCTAGGTTTGACTGAGGGCCCTCATGTCCCCATCACTTACCCTGCCCATGCTCAGCTCAAGGAGGAGGTTTTTGAGCTGCAGTTCGAAATGGAAGGGGTGGATAGCCGTCTGTCTAAGCCGCCAAACGACCTGCTCATCTGCCCAGACTGCAGTCAGTGCTTCCCCACAGAGTGTAAACTCAACCTCCACAAGTGCGTCTCGAGGCAATCGGAGGAGCGCGAACGGTCGGGAAGTGGTTACCAATGCGCCATATGTTTCAAGAGTTTCCAGGTACCGTCGAAACTAAAGAGGCACTACGTCatccacacaggacacaggccCTTTCAGTGCTCCTTGTGTTCAAAGACTTTCACACAGGCCGGCCATCTAAAGACTCACCTTCACACCCACAAGTAG